One Natrinema marinum genomic window carries:
- a CDS encoding Hsp20/alpha crystallin family protein, whose product MSSTSPPETTSFPYPTQVVYDGPADRLRITVDVAPATVDDLTVEAGPRRLRITVARGDDVAERTVTPLPRGLAFGADREGVYNNGVLTLSLETVPRRR is encoded by the coding sequence GTGTCCTCCACTTCGCCTCCCGAAACGACGTCGTTTCCGTATCCGACGCAGGTCGTCTACGACGGCCCGGCCGACCGACTGCGCATCACCGTCGACGTTGCCCCTGCGACCGTCGACGATCTGACGGTCGAGGCCGGCCCGAGACGCCTCCGGATCACAGTCGCTCGCGGCGACGACGTTGCCGAGCGGACCGTCACGCCGCTTCCCCGCGGCCTCGCCTTCGGTGCCGACCGCGAGGGAGTTTACAACAACGGTGTTCTTACCCTCTCGCTCGAGACCGTCCCTCGCCGCCGATAG
- a CDS encoding sulfatase: MSDSNGRDDESHRTVRNVVLVVLDTARAKSVGGDIVSATPRTVDADPTPTLTRLADEGTALENAFATAPWTLPSHASFFTGTFPSEHGTHGGHTYLDDDLRTLPEAFDDAGFRTIGVSNNTWITEEFGFDRGFDDLRKGWQYIQSDADMGAVVRGEDLREKLEATRNRLFDGNPVVNAANILYSEFFQPAGDDGADRSTDWVADWLADRDDDSPFFLFCNFIEPHVQYDPPREYAERFLPDGADYEDAASIRQDPRAYDCEDYDISDREFAMLRGLYRAELAYVDQQVGRLRTALEAAGEWEDTLFVVCGDHGEHVGEHGFFGHQYNLYDTLLHVPLVCHGGPFTGGGRRDDLVQLLDLPATLLESVGIDDPELREQWSSRSFHPDSDAEPRDAVFAEYVAPQPSIERLEARFGEIPDRVRAFDRRLRAVRTDEYKYVRGDDGFERLHRVSTDPFERDDISDDRPETVRTLRRRLEERFEPFSAADETGEVSMREGTKERLADLGYL, encoded by the coding sequence ATGTCGGATTCCAACGGACGTGACGACGAGTCACATCGTACTGTGCGGAACGTCGTTCTCGTCGTTCTCGATACGGCTCGGGCGAAAAGTGTTGGCGGAGACATCGTTTCTGCGACTCCGCGGACCGTCGACGCGGATCCGACGCCGACCCTGACGCGTCTCGCCGACGAAGGGACCGCACTCGAGAACGCGTTCGCGACCGCCCCCTGGACGCTCCCCTCCCACGCGTCGTTTTTCACCGGTACCTTTCCCTCCGAACACGGCACTCACGGCGGCCACACCTACCTCGACGACGACCTCCGGACGCTCCCCGAGGCGTTCGACGACGCCGGCTTTCGGACGATCGGCGTCTCGAACAACACTTGGATCACCGAGGAGTTCGGCTTCGACCGCGGGTTCGACGACCTCCGCAAGGGCTGGCAGTACATCCAGTCCGACGCCGATATGGGTGCAGTCGTCCGCGGCGAGGACCTCCGCGAGAAGCTCGAGGCAACCCGAAACCGGCTTTTCGACGGCAATCCCGTCGTCAACGCGGCCAACATCCTCTACAGCGAGTTCTTCCAGCCGGCCGGCGACGACGGGGCCGATCGATCGACGGACTGGGTCGCCGACTGGCTCGCCGACCGCGACGACGATAGCCCGTTTTTTCTGTTCTGTAACTTCATCGAACCCCACGTCCAGTACGATCCCCCGCGGGAGTACGCCGAGCGGTTCCTTCCAGATGGTGCCGACTACGAGGACGCGGCATCGATCAGGCAAGATCCGCGCGCCTACGACTGCGAGGACTACGACATCTCCGACCGCGAGTTCGCCATGCTCCGCGGGCTCTATCGGGCCGAACTCGCGTACGTCGACCAGCAGGTCGGTCGACTCCGGACCGCCCTCGAGGCGGCCGGCGAGTGGGAAGACACCCTGTTCGTCGTCTGTGGCGACCACGGCGAACACGTCGGCGAACACGGCTTCTTCGGCCACCAGTACAACCTCTACGACACGCTCCTCCACGTCCCGCTGGTCTGTCACGGCGGCCCCTTCACCGGCGGCGGCCGGCGCGACGACCTCGTCCAGTTGCTCGATCTCCCCGCCACGTTGCTCGAGAGCGTCGGCATCGACGACCCCGAACTTCGCGAGCAGTGGTCGAGCCGGTCGTTTCACCCCGATTCCGACGCCGAACCCCGCGACGCCGTCTTCGCCGAGTACGTTGCCCCGCAGCCCTCGATCGAGCGCCTCGAGGCCCGTTTCGGCGAGATCCCGGACCGCGTCCGCGCGTTCGACCGGCGGCTGCGAGCGGTCCGGACGGACGAGTACAAGTACGTCCGCGGCGACGACGGCTTCGAGCGCCTCCATCGCGTCTCGACCGACCCGTTCGAACGCGACGACATCAGCGACGACCGGCCCGAAACGGTGCGGACGCTCCGACGGCGGCTCGAGGAGCGCTTCGAGCCGTTCTCGGCGGCAGACGAGACGGGCGAGGTATCGATGCGCGAGGGGACCAAAGAGCGGCTGGCGGATCTCGGCTATCTCTGA
- a CDS encoding phosphatase PAP2 family protein, with product MSRGIGWFDAFREVAPEWSVILFGVVTQLGDVWFLGLLVSAVYWTDTSDRDEAAAVLGLTLSGLSLITGLKAFFALPRPERVLVEIGTLPTVARPLYEATATATGYGFPSGHALMSTVVYLSLAQYWSVSTPRRRYAGAAVTVTLVCFSRVALGVHYLADVVAGVTAGLVFLALASALLDRSRGHRGTLAFGLAVALAVAALVVSELTPDAVLLFGTSLGAFAGWQLAVVARQVGEGRGPIRSDRVLTVRTVVAALLLASLAAVTLSGPFSLAGGSGALGLLGAAFVTAPVLYRREHLYRTTGGSPSRSQ from the coding sequence ATGTCTCGCGGGATCGGCTGGTTCGACGCCTTCCGAGAGGTCGCGCCCGAGTGGAGCGTGATCCTGTTCGGCGTCGTCACCCAGCTCGGCGACGTCTGGTTTCTCGGCTTGCTCGTCAGTGCCGTCTACTGGACGGACACGTCGGATCGCGACGAGGCCGCCGCCGTTCTCGGGCTCACTCTCTCCGGCCTCTCGCTCATCACGGGCCTGAAAGCCTTCTTCGCGCTCCCGCGGCCGGAACGCGTGCTCGTAGAGATCGGCACGCTGCCGACGGTCGCCCGGCCGCTGTACGAGGCGACGGCGACGGCGACCGGTTACGGGTTTCCGAGCGGCCACGCGCTGATGTCGACGGTCGTCTATCTGAGCCTGGCCCAGTACTGGTCGGTCAGCACGCCCAGGCGTCGGTACGCCGGGGCCGCGGTGACGGTAACGCTCGTTTGTTTCTCCCGCGTCGCGCTCGGCGTCCACTATCTGGCCGATGTGGTCGCCGGCGTCACCGCTGGACTGGTGTTTCTGGCCCTCGCGTCCGCGCTTCTCGACCGCTCGCGGGGCCACCGCGGCACGCTCGCGTTCGGTCTCGCAGTCGCCCTCGCCGTCGCCGCCCTCGTCGTCTCCGAGTTGACGCCCGACGCCGTCCTCCTGTTCGGCACGTCACTCGGCGCGTTCGCCGGCTGGCAACTCGCCGTCGTCGCGCGGCAGGTGGGCGAGGGCCGCGGCCCGATCCGCTCGGATCGGGTTCTGACCGTCAGAACCGTCGTCGCGGCGCTTCTGCTCGCGTCGCTGGCCGCCGTCACGCTCTCCGGCCCCTTCTCGCTGGCAGGCGGGAGCGGCGCGCTCGGCCTGCTCGGCGCCGCGTTCGTCACGGCACCCGTTCTCTACCGTCGCGAACATCTCTATCGGACGACGGGCGGATCACCCTCGAGATCGCAGTAG
- a CDS encoding trimeric intracellular cation channel family protein yields MNTIGLVAFALVGATKAIREEFDLFGVAVVGLTTAFAGGATRDVLVGRMPLALRSTGEVTLGVLGVCLAVGLNVALARPDEHPIAQLSDAVGLAAFTTAGAIVATAAGTSGFGVVAIATINAVGGGAFADILLNRSPFVLLEDFYASCAVLGGATYWLATTVGVTGSSAAAACALVTIGTRLAAVTYGWRLPTAQLRGPAHDGT; encoded by the coding sequence ATGAACACGATCGGGCTGGTCGCGTTCGCGCTGGTCGGCGCGACGAAGGCGATCCGCGAGGAGTTCGATCTGTTCGGCGTCGCCGTCGTCGGGCTGACGACGGCCTTCGCCGGTGGAGCTACCCGAGACGTCCTCGTCGGGCGTATGCCCCTGGCGCTCCGGTCGACGGGCGAAGTGACCCTCGGCGTGCTCGGCGTCTGCCTAGCGGTCGGGCTGAACGTCGCGCTGGCTCGCCCGGACGAGCACCCGATCGCACAGCTCTCCGACGCCGTCGGACTCGCCGCGTTCACTACCGCAGGGGCGATCGTCGCGACTGCCGCCGGGACCTCGGGCTTCGGCGTCGTCGCCATCGCCACGATCAACGCGGTCGGGGGCGGCGCGTTCGCGGACATCCTCCTGAACCGGTCGCCGTTCGTCCTGCTCGAGGACTTCTATGCCAGCTGTGCGGTTCTGGGCGGAGCCACCTATTGGCTCGCGACGACCGTCGGCGTGACGGGGAGTTCCGCCGCGGCGGCGTGCGCCCTCGTGACGATCGGAACGCGACTGGCCGCGGTCACGTACGGCTGGCGGCTGCCGACGGCGCAACTGCGCGGACCGGCGCACGACGGGACCTAA
- the trpB gene encoding tryptophan synthase subunit beta: MSNGEFEGYGGRHVPEPLREPLEQLAAAYDEVANTEEFQSELRGLLEEFAGRPSPLYYARNLSERYGAEIYLKREDLLHGGAHKINNCLGQALLAKQAGRDRLIAETGAGQHGTATAMVGALLGLDTEIYMGKKDVERQEMNVFRMRLMGAEVNEVTRGDEGLADAVDAALEDFAQNVEHTHYLVGSVVGPDPFPRMVRDFQSVIGREAREQIQERTGDLPDAAVACVGGGSNAIGLFHAFRDDDVDFFGAEGGGEGSDSSRHAAPLAKGTDDVIHGMKTRVIDEDVEVHSVSAGLDYPGVGPEHAMYRAVGRCEYTGVTDDEALAAFRELSETEGIIPALESSHAIARAIELAEAGEHDTILVNLSGRGDKDMETAAAKFDL; this comes from the coding sequence ATGTCCAACGGAGAGTTCGAAGGGTACGGTGGGCGACACGTTCCGGAACCGCTTCGGGAACCGCTCGAGCAACTGGCGGCCGCGTACGACGAGGTCGCGAACACCGAGGAGTTCCAGTCGGAGTTACGCGGTCTGCTCGAGGAGTTCGCGGGCCGGCCGAGTCCGCTGTACTACGCGCGCAATCTGAGTGAGCGCTACGGCGCGGAGATCTACCTCAAACGCGAGGACCTGCTCCACGGCGGCGCACACAAGATCAACAACTGTCTCGGGCAGGCCCTGCTGGCGAAGCAGGCCGGCCGCGACCGGCTCATCGCCGAGACCGGAGCGGGCCAACACGGTACGGCGACCGCGATGGTCGGTGCCTTACTCGGCCTCGACACGGAGATCTACATGGGGAAAAAAGACGTCGAGCGCCAGGAGATGAACGTCTTCCGCATGCGGCTGATGGGCGCGGAGGTCAACGAGGTCACCCGCGGCGACGAGGGCCTGGCCGACGCCGTCGACGCGGCGCTCGAGGACTTCGCCCAGAACGTCGAGCACACCCACTACCTGGTGGGCAGCGTCGTCGGCCCCGACCCGTTCCCGCGGATGGTCAGGGACTTCCAGAGCGTCATCGGCCGCGAAGCCCGCGAACAAATCCAGGAGCGGACGGGCGATCTGCCCGACGCCGCGGTCGCCTGCGTCGGCGGCGGCTCGAACGCGATCGGGCTCTTCCACGCCTTCCGCGACGACGATGTCGACTTCTTCGGCGCCGAGGGCGGCGGCGAGGGCTCGGACTCGAGTCGCCACGCCGCCCCGCTCGCGAAGGGGACCGACGACGTGATCCACGGGATGAAAACGCGAGTCATCGACGAGGACGTGGAGGTACACTCCGTCTCCGCGGGCCTGGACTACCCCGGCGTCGGCCCCGAACACGCCATGTACCGGGCCGTCGGTCGCTGCGAGTACACCGGCGTCACCGACGACGAGGCGCTCGCGGCCTTCCGCGAACTCAGCGAGACGGAGGGGATCATTCCGGCGCTCGAGTCCAGCCACGCGATCGCCCGCGCGATCGAACTCGCGGAGGCGGGCGAGCACGATACCATCCTCGTGAACCTCTCGGGCCGGGGCGACAAGGACATGGAGACTGCCGCCGCGAAGTTCGACCTCTGA
- a CDS encoding HIT family protein — protein sequence MHDDCEFCDIIAGDRPAHVLYEDERTLAFLDANPAVTGHALVVPRAHEEDLLTIDEATSAAVFETARTVASGLEAALEPDGFSAFHTSGPLVGRIEHAHLHVVPRFADDDVSLSLARTDLADGEAAAVAERVRAHLEG from the coding sequence ATGCACGACGACTGTGAGTTCTGTGACATCATCGCTGGCGATCGGCCGGCGCACGTTCTGTACGAAGACGAGCGAACGCTCGCGTTTCTAGACGCCAACCCGGCTGTGACGGGCCACGCGCTCGTCGTTCCACGCGCCCACGAGGAAGACCTCCTGACGATCGACGAGGCGACCTCGGCCGCCGTCTTCGAGACCGCTCGAACCGTCGCGAGCGGACTCGAGGCGGCGCTTGAGCCCGACGGCTTCAGCGCGTTTCACACTAGCGGGCCGCTGGTCGGGCGTATCGAGCACGCCCACCTTCACGTCGTGCCCCGGTTCGCGGACGACGACGTGTCGCTGTCGCTAGCGCGGACGGACCTCGCCGACGGTGAAGCCGCGGCGGTGGCAGAGCGCGTCCGGGCGCACCTCGAGGGCTAG
- a CDS encoding glycosyltransferase family 4 protein, translating to MQVAFVSFETAHHRDTETNQRFRTVLELLVERGHDVHCYCAGFWAGEESTFEQDGITYHAVSSGPEAKSAFSLRLPFVLAAANPDVIHVNARPPGQVLPARVGATLARAPLVAEWYGDGGVDDTRWARLATGRPDRIVTPSELVGTWVRELGADGDIVETVPNPIDCERLRDVEPGEEVDVIYARRLDEGANLESLLLALAELRDRDWSATVVGDGPERETYERLARDLRIDGRVTFAGSLPLEERIAAYRGAHVFAQTAEHCVFPTEMLWALAAGCVGIAEYHVNSSAHELVEGWDRGFRTTSEDELAEAILAAGDLEHREYDDRFADYDRSAVADRYLDVYRTVQEERGLL from the coding sequence ATGCAGGTCGCGTTCGTCTCGTTCGAAACGGCACACCACCGCGACACCGAGACGAACCAGCGGTTTCGGACCGTCCTCGAGTTGCTCGTCGAGCGCGGACACGACGTGCACTGTTACTGTGCCGGCTTTTGGGCCGGCGAGGAGTCGACGTTCGAGCAGGACGGAATCACGTACCACGCGGTCTCGAGCGGCCCGGAAGCCAAGAGTGCGTTCTCGCTGCGGTTGCCGTTCGTCCTCGCGGCCGCGAACCCGGACGTGATCCACGTCAACGCGCGGCCGCCGGGGCAGGTGCTGCCCGCTCGCGTGGGTGCGACGCTGGCCCGCGCGCCGCTGGTCGCCGAGTGGTACGGCGACGGCGGCGTCGACGACACGCGGTGGGCACGGCTCGCGACGGGCCGGCCGGACCGAATCGTCACGCCCTCGGAACTGGTTGGCACCTGGGTCCGCGAACTCGGTGCCGACGGCGACATCGTCGAGACCGTTCCGAATCCGATCGACTGCGAGCGGCTTCGGGATGTCGAACCTGGTGAGGAGGTCGACGTGATCTACGCCCGGCGACTCGACGAAGGCGCGAACCTCGAGAGCCTGCTGCTCGCGCTGGCCGAACTCCGCGATCGCGACTGGTCGGCGACAGTCGTCGGCGACGGCCCCGAGCGAGAGACCTATGAGCGACTGGCGCGGGACCTCCGGATCGACGGCCGGGTGACCTTCGCCGGGAGCCTCCCACTCGAGGAGCGGATCGCGGCCTACCGCGGCGCGCACGTCTTCGCGCAGACCGCTGAGCACTGCGTCTTCCCGACGGAGATGCTGTGGGCGCTGGCCGCTGGCTGCGTCGGTATCGCCGAGTATCACGTCAACTCGAGTGCCCACGAACTCGTCGAAGGGTGGGACCGCGGATTCCGGACCACCAGCGAGGACGAACTGGCCGAGGCCATCCTCGCGGCGGGCGACTTAGAACACCGCGAGTACGACGATCGGTTCGCCGACTACGACCGCTCGGCGGTGGCCGATCGCTATTTGGACGTTTACCGGACGGTCCAGGAAGAACGGGGACTGCTGTAA
- a CDS encoding S9 family peptidase, which translates to MSSYDIERYLNVRSAYGASFGPDGDRLSFLMDTTGTSQVWTLESARGWPEQRTFYEERVTFASWSPERPELIFGMDEGGNERAQLFRLDAETGVIENLTAMPDAKHRWGGWSDDGERFAFTSNRRDESVFDVYVQDRDERGDDAELVYEGDGWLSLSGWSPDDSRLLVSQAYSNFDQDLYVLDLEADEPDLEHLTPHDGDVRYQSASWAPDGEGIYLVTDEGDADTLYLAYLDRSSGNLETVIDGDGWNVDGIALDDDTGRFVCSRNVEGYTELTVGEFDADEPTAYETFPEPDLPGGISGGVSFDPDAERFAISTSGDTVNTNVFVVDAETGDAERWTSAPTAGIPPETFDGSDLVSVESFDGLEVPGFLTLPDEDEAGDSGADADDGDGVPVIVDIHGGPESQRRPSFSSVKQYFLDRGYAYFEPNVRGSSGYGADYAALDDVEQRMDSVADIDACVEWLRDHPAIDPDRIAAKGGSYGGFMVLAALTEYPDLWAAGVDVVGIANFVTFLENTGDWRRELREAEYGSLADDRAFLEEISPINNVEHIEAPLFVLHGENDPRVPVGEAEQIAEKAAGQGVPVRKLIFEDEGHGFSKLENRIEAYSAIADFLDEHV; encoded by the coding sequence ATGAGCAGCTACGACATCGAGCGCTATCTCAACGTCCGCAGCGCCTACGGCGCGTCGTTCGGGCCCGACGGCGACCGCCTTTCGTTCCTGATGGACACGACCGGCACCTCGCAGGTCTGGACCCTCGAGTCGGCGCGGGGCTGGCCCGAACAGCGGACCTTCTACGAGGAACGGGTGACCTTTGCCTCGTGGTCGCCCGAGCGTCCGGAGCTGATCTTCGGCATGGACGAGGGCGGCAACGAGCGCGCCCAGCTGTTCCGGCTCGACGCCGAGACCGGCGTGATCGAAAACCTGACCGCGATGCCCGACGCGAAACACCGCTGGGGCGGCTGGAGCGACGACGGCGAGCGCTTTGCCTTCACGTCGAACCGTCGCGACGAGTCCGTCTTCGACGTGTACGTGCAGGACCGGGACGAACGGGGAGACGACGCCGAACTCGTCTACGAGGGCGACGGCTGGCTCTCGCTGTCCGGCTGGAGCCCCGACGACTCCCGACTACTGGTTTCGCAGGCCTACTCCAACTTCGATCAGGACCTGTACGTACTCGATCTCGAGGCCGACGAACCCGACCTCGAGCACCTCACGCCCCACGATGGCGACGTGCGATATCAGAGCGCGAGCTGGGCGCCGGACGGCGAGGGGATCTACCTCGTCACCGACGAGGGCGACGCCGACACCCTCTATCTGGCGTATTTAGACCGCTCGAGCGGAAATCTGGAGACCGTCATCGACGGCGATGGGTGGAACGTCGACGGCATCGCGCTGGACGACGACACCGGCCGGTTCGTCTGCTCGCGGAACGTCGAGGGCTACACCGAGTTGACCGTCGGCGAGTTCGACGCCGACGAGCCGACGGCCTACGAGACGTTCCCCGAGCCCGACCTGCCGGGCGGGATCTCCGGCGGCGTGAGCTTCGATCCCGACGCCGAGCGGTTCGCCATCTCGACCAGCGGCGACACGGTCAACACGAACGTCTTCGTCGTCGACGCGGAGACGGGCGACGCCGAGCGCTGGACCAGCGCGCCGACAGCCGGCATTCCCCCGGAGACGTTCGACGGCTCCGACCTCGTGAGCGTCGAGAGCTTCGACGGACTCGAGGTGCCCGGCTTCCTTACCCTCCCCGACGAGGACGAGGCCGGCGATAGCGGAGCCGACGCGGACGACGGTGACGGCGTCCCGGTCATCGTCGACATCCACGGCGGCCCCGAGAGCCAGCGCCGCCCCTCCTTCTCGAGCGTCAAGCAGTACTTCCTCGATCGAGGGTACGCCTACTTCGAGCCGAACGTCCGGGGTTCGTCGGGGTACGGTGCCGACTACGCGGCCCTCGACGACGTGGAACAGCGGATGGACTCGGTCGCGGACATCGACGCCTGCGTCGAGTGGCTGCGAGACCATCCCGCGATCGACCCCGACCGGATCGCTGCCAAGGGCGGCTCCTACGGCGGCTTCATGGTGCTCGCCGCGCTGACGGAGTACCCCGACCTCTGGGCCGCCGGCGTCGACGTCGTCGGCATCGCCAACTTCGTCACCTTCCTCGAGAACACCGGCGACTGGCGGCGCGAACTCCGCGAGGCCGAGTACGGGAGCCTTGCCGACGACCGGGCGTTCTTAGAGGAGATTTCGCCGATCAACAACGTCGAGCACATCGAGGCCCCGCTGTTCGTCCTCCACGGCGAGAACGATCCCCGCGTCCCGGTCGGCGAGGCCGAACAGATCGCCGAGAAAGCGGCCGGGCAGGGCGTGCCAGTTCGAAAACTGATCTTCGAGGACGAGGGCCACGGCTTCTCGAAGCTCGAGAACCGCATCGAAGCGTACTCCGCGATCGCCGATTTCCTCGACGAACACGTCTGA
- a CDS encoding ABC transporter ATP-binding protein, which produces MSAIQTSSLTKRYGETVLAVDDLDLTVEDGEVFGFLGPNGAGKSTTINMLLDFVRPTDGTATVLGLDAQADTDEIRHRIGVLPEGASVYDRLTAREHLEWVIGTKGADDDPDAILERVGLAGDGDRPAGGYSKGMAQRLGFGMALIGDPDLLILDEPSSGLDPAGMQEMREIIREEAANGTTVFFSSHILGEVEAVCDRIGIMNEGRLVATGTLDDLQGNLDLGAPITLEVESVPDSLGLERLDGVRSVTVEGAEITATCADPSVKVDVVRHVADSTAVRDIVSEDVSLEQLFNTYTNGGRADEEAEPTEVSA; this is translated from the coding sequence ATGTCCGCCATCCAAACGTCCTCCCTCACCAAGCGATACGGTGAGACCGTCCTCGCCGTCGACGACCTCGACCTCACCGTCGAGGACGGCGAAGTGTTCGGCTTTCTCGGTCCCAACGGGGCGGGGAAGTCGACCACGATCAACATGTTGCTCGATTTCGTCCGCCCGACGGACGGCACCGCCACGGTCCTCGGTCTCGACGCGCAGGCCGACACCGACGAAATCCGCCATCGGATCGGCGTCCTCCCCGAAGGCGCCAGCGTCTACGACCGGCTTACCGCGCGCGAACACCTCGAGTGGGTCATCGGTACGAAAGGGGCCGACGACGATCCCGACGCCATCTTAGAGCGGGTCGGCCTCGCCGGCGACGGTGACCGCCCCGCCGGCGGCTACTCGAAGGGGATGGCCCAGCGGTTGGGCTTCGGCATGGCCTTGATCGGCGATCCGGATCTGCTCATCCTCGACGAACCCTCCTCTGGACTCGACCCCGCGGGGATGCAAGAGATGCGTGAGATCATCCGCGAGGAAGCGGCGAACGGGACGACCGTCTTCTTCTCGAGTCACATCTTAGGCGAGGTCGAAGCGGTCTGTGACCGTATCGGCATCATGAACGAGGGCCGCCTCGTCGCAACTGGCACGCTCGACGACCTGCAGGGCAACCTCGACCTCGGCGCGCCGATCACACTCGAGGTCGAGAGCGTCCCCGACTCGCTCGGGTTGGAGCGTCTCGACGGCGTCCGCTCGGTCACTGTCGAGGGAGCGGAGATCACTGCCACCTGCGCCGACCCCTCGGTCAAGGTCGATGTGGTTCGCCACGTGGCCGACTCGACTGCCGTCCGCGATATCGTCTCGGAAGACGTCTCGCTCGAGCAGCTGTTCAACACCTATACGAACGGCGGGCGGGCAGACGAGGAGGCTGAACCGACGGAGGTGTCGGCATGA
- a CDS encoding ABC transporter permease subunit — translation MSTLAVAKKDFLDVRRTKIVWFVGALYVAFMAMLVYFGQNGRPDPTILNALWNLTAVGAMFIPLIALVTAYLAVAGERESGGIKYMLSIPNSRRDVVLGKFVTRTAIVSASILVAFLIGGALTLAWYPSPEMDTFAVMTALTVLYALTYVAVAIGISAATASRSRAMGGSIAFFFVTSVLNVFGPLQLAIDYVLNDLAGLDVSMYQITFVQTLVSPTSAYVNSTGLAFPEGFRGIPGDLPWFLQGEVMVVVMLGWLVVPLALGIWQFERADLG, via the coding sequence ATGAGCACGCTCGCCGTTGCGAAGAAAGACTTCCTCGACGTTCGCCGGACGAAGATCGTCTGGTTCGTCGGTGCGCTGTACGTCGCCTTCATGGCGATGTTGGTGTATTTCGGACAGAACGGGCGTCCGGATCCGACTATTCTGAACGCACTCTGGAACCTGACGGCCGTCGGTGCGATGTTCATTCCCCTGATCGCGCTCGTGACCGCCTACCTCGCGGTCGCCGGCGAACGCGAGTCCGGCGGTATCAAGTACATGCTGTCGATCCCGAACAGCCGTCGAGACGTCGTGCTCGGGAAGTTCGTGACTCGAACGGCGATCGTCAGCGCGTCGATCCTCGTCGCGTTCCTGATCGGCGGCGCGCTCACGCTGGCGTGGTATCCCTCGCCCGAAATGGATACCTTCGCCGTCATGACGGCGCTGACGGTCCTGTACGCGCTGACCTACGTGGCCGTCGCGATCGGCATCTCCGCCGCGACCGCCTCTCGGTCGCGGGCGATGGGCGGCTCCATCGCCTTCTTCTTCGTCACGAGCGTGTTGAACGTGTTCGGACCGCTCCAACTCGCCATCGACTACGTACTCAACGATCTTGCGGGACTCGACGTCTCTATGTATCAGATCACGTTCGTCCAGACGCTCGTCAGTCCGACGTCGGCGTACGTCAACTCCACCGGGCTGGCGTTCCCCGAGGGCTTCAGGGGCATTCCGGGGGACCTGCCGTGGTTCCTGCAAGGCGAGGTGATGGTCGTCGTCATGCTCGGCTGGCTCGTGGTCCCGCTCGCGCTGGGAATCTGGCAGTTCGAACGGGCCGACCTCGGCTGA
- a CDS encoding NAD(P)-dependent glycerol-1-phosphate dehydrogenase codes for MFEKSTWIRLPRNVVVGHGVRSEVLDVVDDLHLQGRPLFVTSPTPREVAADPIAADFEAAGIEPAMVTVEKATFDAVERVIEIAETEDAAYLVGIGGGKAIDIAKLASYHLEMGFLSVPTAASHDGIVSNRGSVPDGDSRHSVAAEPPLAVVADTGVLAEAPWELTTAGCADIISNYTAVMDWRLAKRLKDVEYSEYAAALSEMTAEILVGNADLIRPGLEESAWVVTKALMSSGVAMSIAGSSRPASGAEHLFSHQLDRLAPGVALHGHQVGVGSIMTAYLHQGEDGIWRDIRNALASIDAPTTADELGIDDETVIEALTTCHEIRDRYTILGDGMNERAARDVARKTGVID; via the coding sequence ATGTTCGAGAAGTCGACGTGGATCCGCCTCCCGCGGAACGTCGTCGTCGGCCACGGCGTCCGCAGCGAGGTCCTCGACGTGGTCGACGACCTCCACCTGCAGGGGCGGCCGCTGTTCGTCACGAGCCCAACGCCCCGCGAGGTGGCCGCGGATCCGATCGCGGCCGACTTCGAGGCCGCCGGGATCGAGCCCGCGATGGTAACGGTCGAGAAGGCGACGTTCGACGCCGTCGAGCGCGTCATCGAGATCGCCGAGACCGAAGACGCCGCCTACCTCGTCGGCATCGGCGGCGGGAAAGCCATCGACATCGCGAAATTGGCCAGCTACCACCTCGAGATGGGATTCCTCTCGGTTCCCACGGCGGCCAGCCACGACGGCATCGTCAGCAATCGGGGATCGGTCCCGGACGGGGATTCGCGCCACAGCGTGGCCGCCGAACCGCCGCTGGCGGTCGTCGCCGATACGGGCGTCCTCGCCGAGGCACCGTGGGAGCTGACGACCGCCGGCTGTGCCGACATCATCTCGAACTACACCGCCGTCATGGACTGGCGGCTCGCCAAGCGGCTCAAAGACGTCGAGTACTCGGAGTACGCCGCCGCGCTCTCCGAGATGACCGCCGAAATCCTCGTGGGCAACGCGGATCTCATCCGGCCGGGGCTCGAGGAGTCGGCCTGGGTCGTCACCAAGGCGCTGATGTCCTCGGGCGTCGCGATGAGCATCGCCGGCTCCTCGCGGCCCGCGAGCGGGGCCGAACACCTGTTCTCGCACCAGTTAGACCGGCTGGCGCCCGGCGTGGCCCTCCACGGCCATCAGGTCGGCGTCGGCTCGATCATGACCGCCTACCTCCATCAGGGCGAGGACGGCATCTGGCGGGACATCCGTAACGCACTGGCGAGCATCGATGCGCCGACGACTGCCGACGAGCTCGGCATCGACGACGAGACCGTCATCGAGGCGTTAACGACCTGCCACGAGATCCGGGATCGCTACACGATTCTCGGCGACGGCATGAACGAGCGGGCCGCTCGAGACGTGGCGCGAAAAACGGGCGTTATCGACTGA